A single window of Crassostrea angulata isolate pt1a10 chromosome 8, ASM2561291v2, whole genome shotgun sequence DNA harbors:
- the LOC128160871 gene encoding plexin-B2-like, protein MILRVTFICVLLRYSYSLPDEQNDEQFEIVLENPLENFPLRNMEIDPDGKNIFVSGKNILYRLKLRKNMSIQSRQTGPEANCLEPEHEEYCGDDYNTVMVVPPDSLLTCGTLRGGLCLIRDKISLNITMTTGPSSNIRLVSNYQASAVGILLNITDRSSPGKFKNIVLFAKQYTALPTSPAQLDIAAIFSVLPNLSAINIGSSISGKIFDMILRTPVNVVMDFRVMIENEHFVFLLLNEDSQSKLVKICKSIDSEDPKKVYEDIPISCNAKGKDLTHVKHGLFIFVSEKRYLVGLFSSLKPTLSAVCIFKENEIYEAFLKSRKHRFGCPKQDLPSKDAIFDANNSVQNCFSYNNFNKTSEPIEGVYEAFYKGDYCNSVTSQLPQFGVIVGLLPLKGNAVYSTKSHRVTVVGSSTINNLTTLYIGTDNGNVTQLFYDIEKNGTRLLQELKCDSSEIRAVRRVNEETYIMSQNKIVKILRTKTCEQYSENCQQCMDIQNVNCGWCVTQGGENVVFTARTSSFTTPFEVFIPIFGVVFVLILCVSFFCYKWGVRQGQKGHHENKTTYYQSQYRDSTVENHIYDEPHQPRGQTPVEDRQELTVYESIL, encoded by the exons ATGATCCTTAGGGTAACATTTATCTGCGTTTTGCTACGATATTCATATTCCTTACCCGATGAACAAAATGATGAACAGTTTGAAATTGTTCTCGAAAACCCTTTAGAAAACTTCCCTCTACGAAACATGGAAATTGATCCTGACGGAAAGAACATTTTTGTAAGTGGAAAGAATATTCTTTACCGGttaaaattaaggaaaaatatGTCAATACAATCGAGACAAACTGGACCAGAGGCCAACTGTTTGGAACCTGAACATGAAGAATACTGTGGAGATGACTACAATACAGTGATGGTCGTGCCACCTGATAGTTTGCTTACCTGCGGTACACTGAGAGGTGGACTTTGTTTGATACgtgataaaatatctttgaatattacaatgACTACTGGGCCCTCCTCAAATATCCGTTTAGTTTCCAATTATCAAGCTTCAGCCGTAGGCATTCTACTTAATATTACTGACAGAAGTTCTCCtggaaagtttaaaaatattgttctttttgCGAAACAGTACACAGCTTTACCAACAAGTCCTGCTCAACTGGATATAGCTGCTATATTCTCAGTTTTACCAAACCTGTCAGCTATAAATATAGGTTCTTCTATATCTGGAAAgatttttgatatgattttgaGGACACCAGTAAATGTTGTAATGGATTTTAGAGTGATgattgaaaatgaacattttgtttTCCTTCTATTAAATGAGGATTCACAATCAAAACTTGTTAAGATCTGCAAGTCCATAGATAGTGAAGATCCCAAGAAAGTGTATGAAGACATTCCTATATCTTGTAATGCTAAGGGGAAAGATTTGACTCATGTCAAACATGGATTATTTATCTTTGTGTCTGAAAAAAGATATTTAGTGGGTCTTTTTTCAAGTTTAAAACCCACGTTGTCTGCTGTGtgtattttcaaagaaaatgagATCTACGAAGCATTTCTGAAGTCAAGAAAACATAGGTTTGGATGTCCAAAACAAGACCTCCCTTCAAAAGATGCGATATTCGACGCAAATAATAGTGTACAAAATTGTTTCTCATACAACAACTTTAATAAAACCTCTGAG CCTATTGAAGGAGTATATGAGGCATTTTACAAGGGAGATTACTGTAATAGTGTAACAAGCCAACTACCCCAGTTCGGTGTTATTGTGGGTCTTTTGCCACTTAAAGGTAATGCAGTGTACTCCACCAAGTCTCATCGAGTCACAGTCGTTGGAAGTTCAACAATTAACAACTTGACAACCCTCTATATTGGAACGGATAATGGAAATGTTACTCAG CTATTTTATGACATAGAGAAGAATGGCACTAGATTGCTTCAAGAACTAAAATGTGACTCATCAGAAATCAGAGCTGTAAGACGTGTAAATGAGGAGACGTACATTATGTCACAAAATAAA ATTGTGAAGATACTTCGTACAAAGACTTGTGAACAGTATTCAGAAAACTGTCAGCAATGTATGGATATTCAGAATGTCAATTGTGGTTGGTGTGTAACCCAGGGAGG tgaaaatgtag TTTTCACAGCACGGACGTCCTCATTTACAACTCCATTTGAAGTTTTTATTCCAATATTTGGAGTGGTATTTGTCTTGATTCTTTGTGTCAGTTTCTTCTGTTACAAATg